Proteins from one Anaerohalosphaeraceae bacterium genomic window:
- a CDS encoding discoidin domain-containing protein: MTGILQAAQTSLDLSGRWRFALDPQDAGLREQWFRKDLSDEIRLPGVLQAQGYGNPISKDMPWVLSLYDKFWYLRKEYQPYAEGDVKVPFLSQPPRHYLGPAWYQRDIEIPKNWKGRRVVLFLERTRWLSTVWLNERQVGSDNSLVAPHIFDLGILEPGRYRLTIRLDNRMLMDYRPDAHSVSDSLGSTWNGIVGRIELMSTSPVWLEDVQVYPDIQDKTVRVHVQIGNSTGQAGKGTLKAGKVHVPVSWTSEGGEAELMVSLGKNARLWDEFEPVLHRLTVELKGRGADDRREIRIGLRQITTDGPNLLVNGHRSHFRGTHSGGDFPMTGYPATDLAYWRNLFKTCREWGLNHMRFHSFCPPEAAFEAADELGFYLQPEAGMWNAISPGTAMEARLYEETERMIRAYGNHPSFVLCSPSNEPAGRWKESLPKWVEYYRQKDPRRLYTMGTGWPLIDEPGPVKGADFLAVHRVGLRPVRGNRAWFGGDYLSSIEGVDVPIIVHELGQWCAYPDFDIIRKFTGYLRPGNYEIFRESAAAAGLLAKNKQFALASGKFQTACYKEEIEANLRTPGLAGFQLLDLHDYLGQGTALVGVLDAFWEEKGYVSARQWRRFCTTTVPLAVLKKRTFTQDELFEPEIRIAHYGAKPMGKTEVYWRIADRTGRVVRQGGWRVDAVELGSALPLGRVRTDLADLPAPAMYRLIVGLTGTPFENDWNFWVYPKGLPEPAGADILITRSEQEAFERLQAGGRVLWMPHYNRLRWDCPPIGRLPIFWNRLMGPNWERFLGIVCEPSHPALAGFATEFYYDWQWEQVFQPACRVLNLADMPAELEPIVQVIDDWHRNYKLAAIFECRVGEGKLLVCAADLETNLSERPAARQLRSSLLTYMNSERFAPKTAVSVEQLRGLIFDNQIMKKLGAKIQTQWEDGRNAAANAIDGNPNTYWFTGRASRERRHPFELTIQFEQSVRMKGLVWMNRQDHRGHEGDVREYEICFSEDGQEWSEPLKGRLESTFHPQQIDFSGTVCAQRMKIRALSGFGDDLTASVAEIAVIADEMPQSGQPSQTGVYQRVRTATEEMFEGVD; the protein is encoded by the coding sequence ATGACAGGAATTCTTCAAGCGGCCCAAACATCCCTTGATTTATCCGGAAGATGGAGGTTTGCTTTGGACCCGCAGGATGCCGGTTTGCGGGAGCAGTGGTTTCGAAAAGACCTTTCGGATGAAATTCGGCTGCCCGGTGTTCTCCAGGCCCAGGGATACGGCAACCCAATCAGCAAGGACATGCCCTGGGTGTTGTCTTTGTATGACAAGTTTTGGTATCTGAGGAAGGAGTATCAGCCCTATGCGGAAGGGGATGTGAAGGTTCCGTTTCTTTCCCAGCCGCCGCGGCATTATCTGGGACCCGCCTGGTATCAGCGGGACATTGAAATCCCCAAAAACTGGAAGGGCCGGCGGGTGGTGCTGTTTTTGGAGCGGACACGGTGGCTTTCGACGGTCTGGCTGAATGAGCGGCAGGTCGGGTCGGACAATTCGCTTGTGGCGCCGCATATATTTGATTTGGGGATTTTGGAACCCGGCCGATATCGGCTGACGATTCGGCTGGACAATCGAATGCTGATGGATTATCGGCCGGATGCCCACAGTGTTTCGGATTCTCTGGGCAGCACATGGAACGGGATTGTCGGACGGATAGAACTGATGTCCACGTCGCCGGTCTGGCTGGAGGATGTGCAGGTTTACCCGGATATTCAGGACAAGACGGTGCGGGTTCACGTGCAAATCGGGAACAGCACAGGGCAGGCGGGAAAAGGGACGCTCAAGGCAGGCAAAGTTCATGTGCCTGTTTCCTGGACGTCGGAAGGCGGAGAAGCCGAGCTGATGGTATCGTTGGGGAAAAATGCCCGGCTTTGGGATGAATTTGAGCCGGTGCTGCATCGGCTGACGGTGGAATTGAAAGGCAGAGGGGCGGATGACCGCAGGGAGATTCGCATCGGGCTTCGGCAGATCACTACGGACGGCCCCAATCTGCTGGTCAACGGACACAGGAGTCATTTTCGGGGGACGCATTCAGGCGGCGACTTTCCGATGACGGGCTATCCGGCGACGGATTTGGCGTATTGGCGGAATCTGTTTAAGACTTGCCGGGAATGGGGCTTAAACCATATGCGGTTCCATTCATTCTGTCCGCCTGAAGCGGCGTTTGAAGCGGCGGATGAGCTGGGCTTTTATCTGCAGCCGGAGGCGGGGATGTGGAACGCCATCAGCCCGGGCACGGCGATGGAGGCAAGATTGTACGAGGAAACGGAGCGGATGATTCGGGCGTATGGGAATCATCCGTCGTTTGTGCTGTGTTCCCCGAGCAACGAGCCGGCCGGACGCTGGAAGGAGTCTCTGCCGAAGTGGGTGGAGTATTACCGCCAAAAAGACCCGCGCCGGCTTTATACGATGGGTACGGGCTGGCCGCTGATTGATGAGCCGGGGCCTGTGAAGGGGGCGGATTTTCTGGCTGTGCACCGAGTCGGTTTGCGGCCGGTGCGGGGCAATCGGGCCTGGTTCGGCGGCGATTATCTGTCCTCGATTGAGGGGGTGGATGTTCCGATTATCGTTCACGAACTGGGGCAGTGGTGCGCGTATCCGGATTTCGACATCATTCGGAAGTTTACGGGGTATCTGCGGCCGGGCAATTATGAGATTTTCCGGGAGTCTGCAGCGGCGGCCGGACTGCTGGCCAAAAATAAGCAATTTGCCCTGGCCAGCGGGAAGTTTCAGACGGCCTGTTATAAGGAGGAAATTGAAGCCAACCTGCGAACACCCGGTCTGGCGGGCTTTCAGCTGCTGGATTTGCATGACTACCTCGGGCAGGGTACGGCTCTGGTAGGAGTGCTGGATGCCTTCTGGGAGGAGAAGGGGTATGTTTCGGCACGGCAGTGGCGGCGGTTCTGCACAACGACGGTGCCGCTGGCAGTGCTGAAAAAGCGCACGTTTACGCAGGATGAGCTGTTTGAGCCGGAGATTCGAATCGCTCATTACGGGGCAAAACCGATGGGCAAGACGGAGGTCTATTGGCGCATTGCTGACAGGACCGGACGCGTCGTTCGCCAGGGCGGCTGGAGAGTGGATGCCGTCGAGCTGGGCAGCGCTCTGCCGCTCGGGCGGGTCCGAACGGATTTGGCTGATTTGCCCGCCCCGGCGATGTATCGGCTGATAGTCGGGCTGACGGGGACGCCGTTTGAGAATGACTGGAATTTCTGGGTGTATCCGAAGGGGTTGCCGGAGCCGGCCGGAGCGGATATTCTGATAACCCGTTCGGAACAGGAGGCCTTTGAACGGCTTCAGGCGGGCGGCAGGGTGCTCTGGATGCCGCATTATAACCGCCTGCGGTGGGATTGTCCGCCGATCGGCCGGCTGCCGATATTCTGGAATCGGCTGATGGGGCCGAATTGGGAGCGGTTTCTGGGGATCGTCTGTGAGCCGAGCCATCCGGCCCTTGCGGGCTTTGCGACGGAGTTCTATTATGACTGGCAATGGGAGCAGGTTTTCCAGCCCGCCTGCCGGGTACTGAATCTGGCGGATATGCCGGCGGAACTGGAGCCGATTGTTCAGGTGATTGATGACTGGCATCGGAATTATAAATTGGCGGCGATTTTTGAATGCCGGGTCGGTGAGGGGAAACTTCTGGTTTGTGCGGCGGATTTAGAGACCAACCTTTCCGAACGTCCGGCGGCCCGGCAGCTGCGCTCCAGTCTGCTGACCTATATGAACAGCGAACGCTTTGCTCCAAAGACTGCTGTCAGTGTCGAGCAGCTGCGAGGCCTGATTTTTGACAACCAAATTATGAAAAAATTGGGTGCGAAGATTCAGACCCAGTGGGAGGATGGACGCAATGCGGCCGCTAATGCCATTGACGGCAATCCCAATACATACTGGTTTACGGGGCGGGCGAGCCGGGAAAGACGCCATCCGTTTGAACTGACGATTCAGTTTGAACAGTCGGTCCGAATGAAGGGACTGGTATGGATGAATCGGCAGGACCATCGCGGGCACGAAGGGGATGTTCGCGAGTACGAAATCTGCTTCAGCGAGGACGGGCAGGAATGGTCGGAGCCGCTGAAGGGCCGTCTGGAATCCACGTTTCATCCGCAGCAAATTGATTTCAGCGGGACGGTTTGTGCCCAAAGAATGAAGATTCGGGCCTTGTCGGGCTTTGGGGATGACCTGACGGCTTCGGTTGCCGAAATTGCCGTGATTGCCGATGAAATGCCGCAGTCCGGGCAGCCCTCGCAGACAGGAGTGTATCAAAGGGTCCGGACGGCTACGGAAGAGATGTTTGAAGGGGTTGATTAA
- a CDS encoding glycoside hydrolase family 97 catalytic domain-containing protein, translating into MKLRLVVCLFLGAALFQMGYAMERSHTIQSPDGRIQVDFLMEEGRAFYSVRLGKEVLLEKSPLGVRRSDADFTGQLTLQRFSKTEKVSDNYTMPHGKQSRIAYRANRRTATLANPQGQLIQIVFQVSDDGLAFRYHFPEPSGLKVSVEAEQTGFAFPSGTVSWLHPMHDAKTGWEKTQPSYEAHYEIEKPVGLPSPYSAGWVFPALFRVGQAGWVLLSETAVDENYCGCRLAQHSDGGVYRIAFPQVNEHRGPQDPVAPSAVIPFSTPWRLVIVGRDLGAIVESTLATDVAEPSKVKDLSFVRPGRAAWSWLRYDSEGTKLPYLQEYLEMAGKLGWEYMLVDADWDRLVGYEKIAELARQARQKGVELILWYNSNGEWNTAPMTPKNRVHLPDVRREEFARLRQMGIRGIKVDFFGGDKQAAMQLYQDILRDAAEYQLLANFHGATLPRGWHRTWPNLVTTEAVMGMEYCTFDQRNADRQAEHSCILPFTRNVVAPMDFTPVVMSRRIRGVQRRTTPAFEMALPVIFESGIQHFGLAPFEAEALPAFAVDYFKAVPTTWDETRFVSGYPAKEVVLARRKGKQWFAAGINGEKTAKTLTLDLSFLPKNFQGILITDGAQPDQLESKTVSAADVRKLTVSLPPQGGFVLYSKPR; encoded by the coding sequence ATGAAATTGCGGTTGGTGGTGTGTTTGTTTTTGGGGGCTGCTTTGTTTCAGATGGGGTATGCCATGGAACGGAGCCATACAATTCAGAGTCCGGACGGGCGTATTCAAGTGGACTTTCTGATGGAAGAGGGCAGAGCGTTTTATTCCGTCCGGCTGGGAAAAGAGGTTCTGCTGGAGAAATCGCCGCTGGGGGTCAGGCGAAGCGATGCGGATTTTACCGGGCAGCTGACGCTGCAGCGTTTTTCCAAAACGGAAAAGGTATCGGATAATTATACGATGCCGCACGGCAAGCAGAGCCGGATTGCCTATCGGGCCAACCGGCGGACGGCAACCCTGGCCAATCCGCAGGGACAGCTTATTCAGATTGTCTTTCAGGTCTCCGATGACGGGCTGGCATTCCGCTATCATTTTCCGGAGCCGAGCGGCCTGAAGGTTTCGGTGGAGGCCGAACAGACCGGTTTTGCCTTTCCGTCCGGAACGGTCAGCTGGCTGCATCCGATGCATGATGCCAAAACGGGCTGGGAGAAGACCCAACCGTCCTATGAGGCCCACTATGAGATTGAAAAACCCGTCGGGCTTCCTTCACCGTATTCGGCCGGCTGGGTATTTCCGGCGCTGTTTCGGGTGGGGCAGGCCGGCTGGGTTTTATTGAGTGAGACGGCGGTGGATGAGAATTACTGCGGCTGCCGGCTGGCGCAGCATTCGGACGGCGGCGTCTATCGGATTGCCTTTCCGCAGGTCAATGAGCACCGCGGCCCCCAGGACCCGGTTGCTCCTTCGGCCGTCATCCCGTTTTCCACTCCCTGGCGGCTGGTTATCGTCGGGCGGGATTTGGGAGCTATTGTAGAGTCTACCCTCGCGACGGATGTGGCGGAACCATCGAAGGTCAAAGATCTGTCTTTCGTTCGGCCGGGCCGGGCGGCCTGGAGCTGGTTGCGGTATGATTCAGAGGGGACGAAACTGCCGTATCTGCAGGAGTATTTGGAGATGGCCGGCAAACTCGGCTGGGAATATATGCTGGTGGATGCCGATTGGGACCGTCTGGTCGGTTATGAGAAGATTGCCGAGCTGGCCCGGCAGGCGAGGCAAAAGGGTGTGGAGCTGATTTTGTGGTACAACTCCAACGGCGAGTGGAATACGGCGCCGATGACGCCGAAAAACCGGGTACATCTGCCGGACGTGCGGCGGGAGGAGTTTGCACGGCTCCGCCAAATGGGCATTCGGGGGATCAAGGTGGATTTCTTCGGCGGCGACAAGCAGGCCGCGATGCAGCTGTATCAGGATATTCTGCGGGATGCAGCGGAGTATCAGCTGCTGGCCAATTTCCACGGGGCGACGCTGCCGCGCGGCTGGCACCGCACCTGGCCCAATCTGGTGACGACCGAGGCGGTGATGGGGATGGAATACTGCACGTTTGACCAGCGCAACGCTGACCGGCAGGCCGAGCACAGCTGTATTCTGCCGTTTACGCGAAATGTCGTTGCTCCGATGGATTTTACGCCGGTGGTGATGAGCCGCCGGATTCGCGGGGTGCAGCGTCGGACCACACCGGCGTTTGAGATGGCCCTGCCGGTTATCTTTGAGTCGGGGATTCAGCATTTCGGGCTGGCCCCGTTTGAGGCGGAGGCCCTGCCGGCATTTGCGGTGGACTATTTTAAGGCGGTACCGACCACATGGGATGAGACGCGTTTTGTATCCGGTTATCCGGCCAAGGAGGTTGTGCTGGCCCGGCGGAAAGGCAAACAATGGTTTGCGGCGGGTATCAACGGGGAAAAGACCGCCAAAACCCTGACGCTGGACCTGTCTTTCCTGCCGAAGAATTTTCAGGGAATTCTGATAACCGACGGTGCCCAGCCGGACCAGTTGGAGTCCAAAACCGTTTCCGCGGCGGATGTGCGGAAACTGACCGTTTCCCTGCCGCCGCAGGGCGGATTTGTGCTGTATTCAAAGCCCCGATAG
- a CDS encoding DNRLRE domain-containing protein: protein MERKIFYLLLMLLFFVPSSRALVITTEYGNGADAYIGNDSQVSSTSTAGTAATELRSRYNGGGSRFQCTYLRFDLSEMTNETFVGAVLQLQATYIKSSTGRRLDVYGLTDETLDSWTESTLCYQNAPGMLQPSQGWNTGYYLIDETKLVWLGFLNTPGTGGQTPTYPITFSSNTNDLGTAFSNFLASDTNKLVTLVIINSTGTSSINCEDRFASKEHATFTAPALVLVPEPATLALVGLGGLITLRRRG, encoded by the coding sequence ATGGAAAGGAAAATCTTTTATCTGCTCTTAATGCTTTTGTTTTTTGTGCCCTCTTCTCGGGCTCTGGTCATTACCACAGAATACGGCAACGGAGCCGATGCGTATATCGGCAATGACAGCCAGGTAAGTTCTACTTCAACAGCCGGGACAGCTGCAACGGAACTTCGCTCCCGCTACAACGGCGGCGGTTCCCGGTTCCAGTGCACCTATCTTCGCTTTGACCTGAGTGAAATGACAAACGAAACATTTGTCGGCGCCGTCCTGCAGCTGCAAGCCACATACATCAAAAGCTCAACCGGACGCCGACTGGATGTCTACGGTCTGACTGACGAGACGCTGGACAGCTGGACAGAATCGACCCTCTGCTATCAGAACGCCCCCGGAATGCTTCAGCCGTCGCAGGGCTGGAACACCGGGTATTATCTGATTGATGAAACCAAGCTGGTCTGGCTCGGCTTCCTGAACACCCCCGGAACCGGTGGGCAAACCCCCACGTATCCCATCACGTTCAGTTCCAACACCAACGATTTGGGAACCGCATTCAGCAATTTCCTGGCTTCGGACACCAACAAACTGGTCACTTTGGTGATTATCAACTCGACCGGCACCTCTTCGATCAACTGTGAAGACCGCTTCGCCTCCAAAGAACATGCAACCTTCACAGCACCGGCACTGGTTCTTGTACCGGAACCGGCAACACTGGCATTGGTAGGTTTGGGCGGTTTGATTACACTTCGGCGACGCGGATAA
- a CDS encoding FecR domain-containing protein gives MELSNIQLNRLFTLLGALRDEVITQEEFEELSTLLKNYPQAQELYIDYVYLCTDLCNLQAAIRHTPVLASPLSCGDEEPNDSGAPLTLEFLQILGDYEKEVEAVELPPVEMPSPQVPRPAIAAKSRPQVSKLSLFALFASMAALLMILIYPLVFPAPQSGVASVSDTLGAAWSSREPLEKGTRLSAGAAPVQLIKGLVKIQTDNGVHLVIEAPAEFRFVNSDELSMTYGRVFVNIRQAPNGFAVQTQKSKIIDMGTQFGVYTDMRGDIELHVFEGKTVLIAGLSNKTKQVLDVIAGQAKRFGESGTEVQSIRLSEQFFARDIQSQNNLIWRQEKQIDLADIVGGGTGLGTGQKETGINPSNRPADVPGEMRDRRSGNAYNKVPGNPYIDGVFVPNGTSPQVVSSAGHLFRECPVTSGYFFADILHSPAEKLLQNSQKNSASLQLGSVDYNNPEKTFLCMHANSGITFDLNAIRSRLQTPIRRFTAQAGLLDFAPRIWTPAMRNAGSWWTAESVITLLWPPAGPKI, from the coding sequence ATGGAACTTTCCAATATCCAGCTGAATCGTCTGTTTACGCTCCTCGGAGCTTTGCGGGATGAAGTCATTACCCAGGAAGAGTTCGAGGAATTAAGCACTCTTTTAAAAAATTATCCGCAGGCACAAGAGCTTTACATTGACTACGTCTATTTGTGCACCGACTTGTGCAACCTGCAGGCCGCAATTCGCCATACACCGGTCTTGGCCTCGCCGCTGTCCTGCGGAGATGAAGAACCGAACGATTCCGGTGCGCCTCTGACTCTCGAATTCCTTCAGATTTTAGGGGATTATGAAAAAGAAGTCGAGGCCGTCGAACTGCCGCCCGTGGAGATGCCGTCTCCGCAGGTCCCGCGTCCTGCAATTGCCGCCAAATCCAGACCGCAGGTATCCAAGCTGTCCTTGTTCGCTCTCTTCGCTTCGATGGCAGCCCTTTTGATGATTCTGATTTATCCGCTGGTTTTCCCAGCCCCCCAGTCGGGTGTGGCTTCCGTCAGCGACACCCTCGGTGCCGCCTGGTCGTCCCGCGAACCCCTCGAAAAAGGCACTCGTCTGTCGGCCGGAGCCGCTCCGGTTCAGCTGATCAAAGGACTAGTCAAGATTCAAACCGACAACGGTGTGCATCTGGTCATTGAAGCTCCTGCGGAATTCCGCTTCGTGAACTCCGATGAGCTCTCGATGACCTACGGACGGGTTTTTGTCAATATTCGACAGGCCCCCAACGGATTTGCCGTACAGACCCAAAAATCCAAAATTATCGATATGGGCACTCAGTTCGGAGTCTATACCGACATGCGGGGGGATATTGAACTGCACGTCTTTGAGGGCAAAACCGTTCTGATTGCCGGATTGAGCAACAAAACCAAACAAGTCCTGGATGTGATTGCCGGCCAGGCCAAACGCTTCGGAGAATCCGGCACCGAAGTGCAGTCCATCCGGCTCAGTGAGCAGTTCTTCGCCAGGGATATCCAGTCCCAGAACAACCTCATCTGGCGTCAGGAAAAACAAATCGACCTGGCGGATATTGTGGGCGGCGGCACCGGATTAGGCACCGGCCAAAAAGAAACCGGCATCAATCCGTCCAACCGCCCGGCGGATGTCCCCGGTGAAATGCGAGACCGCCGCAGCGGCAATGCATATAACAAAGTCCCCGGCAATCCGTATATCGACGGCGTTTTCGTGCCGAACGGAACCAGCCCGCAGGTGGTCAGCTCCGCCGGCCATCTTTTCCGTGAATGCCCGGTCACCAGCGGGTACTTCTTCGCCGACATCCTTCATTCTCCCGCAGAGAAGCTGCTGCAAAACAGCCAAAAAAATTCCGCTTCTCTGCAGCTCGGTTCGGTCGATTACAATAACCCGGAAAAAACGTTCCTGTGCATGCACGCCAACAGCGGCATTACCTTTGACCTGAATGCCATTCGAAGCCGCCTGCAAACGCCGATTCGGCGATTCACAGCCCAGGCGGGTTTGCTGGACTTTGCCCCCCGCATTTGGACGCCGGCTATGCGGAATGCTGGGTCCTGGTGGACGGCCGAGTCCGTCATCACGCTGCTTTGGCCGCCGGCCGGACCGAAAATATAG
- a CDS encoding type II secretion system protein gives MKKAFTLIELLVVIAIIALLLSIVMPSLKMAKEHAGRLACADHLKIIGQVLHLYTQANTDSLPEAYYTETRTGGAATYFIFNVDPTKPPQTRITGTFNLAPLWTRGYIDDGAVFYCPSNKRTAFSYEAYLGPQDWPSVDPAYVNPSNPNSVRISFSYLPQSSQRKMTVGTKQFPAVAKKLSQTHPSRSICLDVLQARERMSHRRGGYAGANLLYSDASVKFRQNPQVLDQQVYGSDPMQDPELWRTIVQGLE, from the coding sequence ATGAAAAAGGCCTTTACACTCATCGAACTGCTTGTCGTGATTGCCATTATCGCTCTGCTGCTGAGCATTGTGATGCCCTCCCTGAAAATGGCCAAGGAGCATGCCGGACGGCTGGCCTGTGCCGACCACCTGAAAATTATCGGTCAGGTGCTTCACCTCTATACGCAGGCGAACACTGACTCCCTGCCGGAGGCGTACTACACGGAAACGCGAACAGGCGGAGCGGCGACCTACTTCATTTTCAATGTGGACCCGACCAAGCCGCCGCAGACCCGCATCACCGGTACCTTCAACCTGGCTCCCCTGTGGACCCGCGGGTATATCGATGATGGAGCCGTTTTCTACTGCCCGAGCAATAAACGGACGGCCTTCAGTTATGAGGCCTATCTGGGGCCGCAGGACTGGCCTTCCGTGGACCCGGCGTATGTCAACCCGAGCAATCCCAACTCGGTCCGAATCAGCTTTTCGTATCTGCCGCAGTCTTCGCAGCGGAAAATGACTGTCGGCACCAAACAATTCCCCGCCGTAGCCAAGAAGCTTTCCCAGACGCACCCCAGCCGCTCTATCTGCCTGGATGTGCTCCAGGCCCGCGAACGGATGTCTCATCGGCGGGGAGGATATGCCGGAGCCAACCTGCTTTACTCAGACGCCAGCGTAAAATTCCGCCAAAACCCCCAAGTGCTGGATCAGCAGGTGTACGGTTCCGACCCGATGCAGGACCCGGAATTGTGGAGAACCATTGTACAGGGACTGGAATAA
- a CDS encoding DNRLRE domain-containing protein, with product MKAGIVWVAIILCMFGLAARAAVVVTTEVGQGADTYLTNDSQQGPTVNVAGEERIRAFRQLANTRSKTGFIRFDLSGIDGDLEGAFITFDATYVKGGEKSVTVYGLVDGPMDVWNESTITYNTAPCMVPNPPTTLGNYQFVANATTQLGTLTTPAAPADPITYPITFSSNPTALPLKDFLSKDTNGLVTLIFIGGDNEVEVASKEHATFNPPMLTFPNAYAVRRASSPVPANNAKIIISDYQTLSWTNPEPNLPQGIITCDVYFGETEPNALLPNYGLTLLASGVTGNSVPMPQLVPYKTYYWVVNTNDTSRQPSYVQGKVWTFNTNNSAPVVNAGADQFVWLTRTIVDTTTESDTYLRDATVYGGLEYMDVRGGSVDHASYLRFNLSELAALGPGTVKDVTLTLRKVAGTRNDIINNARFSLHGLNNVPGNTPQNWSEATLTENGAVAAGQEWNGAVPMTTAITNGWITDLDDNVPGISEVIASDVITITGPALEAFIQSRVQNGGLVTFIIGCEDSNDRGYGIATKENSNPAYRPRLQLTYLLEGATGNGDAVVTLVGTVTDDGLPGGPVTVQWTQVSGPENSAPVVIDPDDQLETTVTLAFAGWYEFQLEASDGELNSTDNVRVYVGINPCDAAHQVPGYTRLLSDLNDDCFVNLKDVAFFASQWLDCTSLVCP from the coding sequence ATGAAAGCAGGTATTGTATGGGTCGCAATTATCTTGTGCATGTTCGGCCTCGCTGCCCGCGCAGCCGTGGTCGTCACGACCGAGGTTGGTCAGGGAGCCGATACCTATCTGACCAATGACAGCCAGCAAGGTCCGACGGTTAACGTCGCCGGGGAGGAGCGAATCCGTGCCTTCCGTCAGCTGGCAAATACTCGCTCTAAAACCGGTTTCATCCGCTTCGATTTAAGCGGCATTGACGGCGACCTCGAGGGCGCCTTTATTACCTTTGACGCCACCTATGTAAAAGGCGGCGAGAAATCCGTCACGGTCTATGGACTGGTTGACGGGCCGATGGATGTCTGGAACGAAAGCACCATCACTTACAACACGGCCCCCTGCATGGTCCCCAATCCGCCGACAACGCTTGGGAATTACCAGTTTGTCGCCAACGCAACGACCCAGCTGGGCACGTTAACCACACCGGCTGCGCCGGCAGACCCAATCACATATCCCATCACCTTCTCTTCGAATCCGACAGCCCTGCCTTTGAAGGATTTCCTCTCCAAAGACACCAACGGCCTGGTTACCCTGATTTTTATCGGGGGCGACAATGAAGTGGAAGTCGCTTCCAAAGAACACGCCACGTTCAATCCGCCGATGCTCACTTTCCCAAATGCCTATGCGGTCAGACGGGCGTCCAGTCCTGTGCCGGCCAATAATGCCAAAATAATAATCAGCGACTATCAAACCCTCAGCTGGACCAATCCGGAACCGAACCTTCCGCAGGGAATCATCACCTGCGATGTGTACTTCGGCGAAACAGAGCCCAACGCCCTGCTGCCGAACTACGGCCTGACCCTGCTGGCCTCCGGCGTCACAGGCAATTCCGTTCCGATGCCGCAGCTGGTACCCTATAAGACCTATTACTGGGTCGTGAACACCAATGACACCAGCCGCCAGCCGTCCTATGTTCAGGGAAAGGTGTGGACCTTCAACACCAACAACAGCGCCCCGGTTGTCAACGCCGGTGCGGACCAGTTTGTCTGGCTGACTCGAACGATTGTAGATACCACAACAGAGTCTGACACCTATCTTCGGGACGCCACCGTTTACGGCGGGCTTGAATATATGGACGTCCGAGGCGGCAGTGTGGATCATGCCAGCTATTTGCGGTTTAATCTTTCCGAACTGGCCGCTCTGGGTCCGGGAACGGTCAAAGACGTAACCTTAACCCTCCGAAAAGTGGCCGGAACCCGGAACGATATAATCAATAATGCACGGTTCTCTCTGCACGGGCTCAACAATGTACCCGGCAATACACCTCAGAACTGGAGTGAAGCAACCCTGACGGAAAACGGCGCCGTTGCAGCCGGCCAGGAATGGAATGGTGCTGTTCCGATGACCACGGCTATCACGAACGGCTGGATCACTGACCTGGATGACAATGTGCCGGGCATTTCGGAGGTTATCGCCAGCGACGTGATTACCATTACCGGTCCGGCCCTGGAAGCATTCATTCAAAGTCGAGTTCAGAATGGCGGGCTGGTTACCTTCATTATTGGCTGCGAAGACTCCAATGACCGCGGGTATGGAATTGCAACAAAAGAGAATTCGAACCCTGCCTACCGTCCCCGTCTGCAGCTGACCTACCTGCTGGAAGGGGCGACCGGAAACGGTGATGCCGTGGTGACCCTGGTCGGAACCGTGACGGATGACGGTCTCCCCGGTGGTCCGGTCACCGTTCAGTGGACGCAGGTCAGCGGCCCTGAAAACTCGGCTCCGGTCGTAATTGACCCCGATGATCAGCTGGAAACCACGGTTACACTGGCATTCGCCGGCTGGTATGAATTTCAGCTGGAAGCCAGCGACGGAGAGCTGAACAGCACCGACAATGTCCGCGTCTATGTCGGCATCAATCCCTGCGATGCAGCCCACCAAGTCCCCGGCTATACGCGGCTGCTCTCTGATTTGAACGATGACTGCTTCGTGAACCTCAAAGACGTGGCGTTTTTCGCTTCTCAGTGGCTGGACTGCACAAGTTTGGTTTGTCCCTAA